Within Carassius carassius chromosome 8, fCarCar2.1, whole genome shotgun sequence, the genomic segment TTGGTTCTGGTTGGGACAGGAAGCTGTTCGGAATGGAGCAGTTCCAAGGGGTCGAGTTCCCCATCTGCAGTCACTGGGGCAGCGACACTTGGCCGTGCTGATTTAATCCTCAACCTGCGCTTCAGGTCTTCCTCCTTCTcctaaaacagatgttttaaccATATTTCATAATGTTGCAACACATACTAATGCTAATACAATCTAACTGcacaaaaaagtgcaaaaaaaacccCTCCAAGATCAAATACATAACTGAATTTTAGCTAAgagattttaaatacattaaaactgaATGAATGATAAATGTCATTTGGTTCTGCTTCACCTTTCTCCTCTCCTCCACTTGTCTCATCTTCATCTCAATGTCTTCCTTTCTGGTGACTTCTTGTTCTTTGCGAATTTTCAGTGATTCTAGCCGAGCAGGAGGTCTTCTCTTTGGCTTTTCAGCATCATCCATCTAACAGACATTATAAATGTTTGTCCCGGAGGAACAGAAATGATTTACTGGCTGAGGCTGTGAGGAATAGACCTGCAGTCTATACAAAGGATACACGGCATGAATATCCTAGATcatgtaattttctttttctttttcagaaagaCAGTTTAACAGCTGAACAATCAGTATGTTGATAAATGACAGCACAATCCATTGAAAGCACTGTACGgcctcattttcattcctgtcaaaaattaaatatggtgcttttttattaagttatttttattgaGTTGAACatatagaaaaaaacaataaattctCAATTTTTGATGCATTGTGAactatatctgttttttttttttattattattatttttttttaggttgaaTTGAAATCAAATACTGCCCTTAATAATTCTGATCGTGATGTCTACttcataaatattgagaaaagtaTGGAAAAACATGTTTCTGATCACTCAAACCATATATAGAAATGAAGGCGCCCTTTACTGGTTATTAATGGGGTTTGATGGTCATCTAGTGGAAAAGCTTGGtactaaaaccaaaataaatctcACTGAAAGTtaattttttgagatatcaacctcaaatttggaacataactttTTGATTTTCTAGCAGCTTTagagtaaaacatgttttgtaaaatatatattttctaaaaaatataaatatttaaattactacattttatattttcacaaacTTCAACTTCCAtaactttttttgtaatataatatattgttatttGTTCACTTTTAAAACTTAAGTCTGTGGTCCAAAGCATTCCAAATTTATAACAGTTTAAGTTGGAATTGtcattttcatgtcatttatGCTCAAAAAGTGGAAccgacagttaacaggttaacatTGACAACAGCCCTCACCATGATGTTGTAGGCTTCCCCACTTCCTCCATGTCTTGGTTGAGCTGGAATGATTCCCTGAACAAGCAGCTGCTCCAGGATCTCACTGGACTCGGGCCTCTCTTCACTTTGCTGGGCCAGTCCAGGGCtctgggctagatttcacatgaTGTGTAGGTCaaaataatgaatatattaaGATCATTTCCTACATTTTAAATTCTCATTCCATTCCAGCTTTCCTACGTCACTAAAAGGCCTCAAGGTTAGCCAGCAGTTTTAGCTCctttaaaatgaaataacatCAAGTTGTCTTACCTTGTAAAGGTGGCAGCATTCTAGGTACAGATCCAGGCAGAACTGTAGGCTCTGCTGCATCCAGACTGACCCCGCTATCTGTGGTCATCTTGGAAACGGCAGAGTCACCGCGAGAGCCTCCCTGCACAACAAACTCCAAAATAAAGCAAAGGAAGTCATATATAAATCTGCATATAACAAAACACTGACAGCCTAAATTGTTTGCTAGTCTTGTAAGGTCTGTTGGCTGGTTTTGAGGGATTTGAGACCAGTTAACATCTGCTACGACCAGCCACGCAGCTTTGGTTGGTTTaagcatttcatttttcttaattATTAATCTAATATAGACTATTAAATATCACAGTTGTGAGAACAACAGATCTCTTCATCGGTTTCCTCATATGTTTCAACATAGCCTACTATAACCACTAACGTTACCAAGTTGCTAATAATCcgattttattcattaatatttgaaATCATCATTAATCGAATAACACAAAGATTACATCTTACCTCATCTCCGTTCGGACTTCTCGGTTTTACGGGTTCGACCACCGTGATTTTGGAGCTCCCACATCCCATGTTTATCGCTCAGGACAGCGCGAGCTTTCAATGCGGCTCCGAAACTATTTGATCTGTGTGAAGTTCTTAAACACTGTCGCATTCCAACACATGATCCACGATCTCGCGACCATCGTCGTCATGGACTCTCCGCGTTGCTATGATTCGTTGCTACAATAAATCTGACCCCGTTCCAGGGGTCACGTAACCTGTTATGTTGCCTTGGCTCTGCTTATCAAAAAAAAACTCGGGTTTATACGGGTAATTGATTATTAGTACAAAAGTGGCATCAACAGTTAATTTTTCAGATAATTATTAGTCACtagattattttattagaataaaaaaatagcacAGATAAATATCTTAAACCAAATATAGATTTTTCTTACTATTGGCAAaccaactttttattttatttatttattattagttttacttTATTATTGACAAAATTGTTATGAATGGGACAAACGTGAAACAATCAAAATCTGTCTGTATAAAAGTAGCAAAATGTATGGTTTCTGTGTGGTTAAATGTTTCCAACACagcgatttatatatatatatatatatattattattattattattattatttatttattttgtttacatatgaAGCCTAATAATTTTCCCTGTGGTCAGTTTTTTAGGCAGCCTGGGAATCAGTTATTCCACTATTACACAGATATTTTCTCATTATATTGCTAGGCCTTCACATGGTCTTGGACTGTAAAGTTGCAACTGTAAAGCTACTATAAAGATGGTAACCACCAAATCACACTTGTAGAGCCTCATCCTGAGTGCTTGTAGCTATTCTTTAAGCGTgcaataaattaaatcaacaaaatCATGCTAATTTTGgtgttctttttttaatctaCTCTTATTTATGTCTTTCTTCCAAATGATGATGTCACCTACATTTACTGGAAATGGCCTGTGTTCTACAATTGGCCAAGGCTTGACAGATCTAGAACACATTATATGTCACCTAGACACCTTCCTCAACTACAACCGAAAGAAACTTACCCCACCAAGTGGCACAATTATAGGTCTGACTCCCTCATAACTTCTTTTGTTGGTTAACTACTCATATTAAGTAGATAACTGCCAGCACTCATATAagatataatatatgaatatataataataaattatatgtagGCCTATTTAAACCCAATAGCATATACATATAACAGTACCAAAGAAaactgtgcatatatatatatatatatatatagcctataataAATGATATGCAAAAAACATAAtcatcaatttaaaataaaatatattaacccatatattcaaataaatataaataacatgcACTTGAAAACCCCCAATATTTTCTAAACAAAAAAGTAGCCTACTAGAGGATCTTTTAGTTTGTATATTCATCACGTTGAGTAAAATCTGACAGTAGGCCTATCCATTacatgaaagaaagagagaaagaaagaaagagagaaagaaagagagagagaaagaaagagagagagagaaggaaagagagaaagaaagagagagaaagaaagaaagaggcatATAATCATGCCAGTACAGCTTCTTGAGTCCTAAAGCTTAAATTAGATTTGGTTTTACATTCAGATTAGATTAAACTGATTTTAGATGGGGCTGAATTAGACGAAGAACGACGGAGAACATTTCCAACGATTTCCCCATGTAGATGTCCGTTACATCATGAATCCGTCAGAGGAGATCCGCTTTTCGGTCAGGCCAGAAGATG encodes:
- the stmnd1 gene encoding stathmin domain-containing protein 1 isoform X2, which produces MGCGSSKITVVEPVKPRSPNGDEGGSRGDSAVSKMTTDSGVSLDAAEPTVLPGSVPRMLPPLQAQSPGLAQQSEERPESSEILEQLLVQGIIPAQPRHGGSGEAYNIMMDDAEKPKRRPPARLESLKIRKEQEVTRKEDIEMKMRQVEERRKEKEEDLKRRLRIKSARPSVAAPVTADGELDPLELLHSEQLPVPTRTKLLQSMEPVNGDSEDQRLNDSPELENDSTFQQTEDPDEGF
- the stmnd1 gene encoding stathmin domain-containing protein 1 isoform X1, which produces MGCGSSKITVVEPVKPRSPNGDEFVVQGGSRGDSAVSKMTTDSGVSLDAAEPTVLPGSVPRMLPPLQAQSPGLAQQSEERPESSEILEQLLVQGIIPAQPRHGGSGEAYNIMMDDAEKPKRRPPARLESLKIRKEQEVTRKEDIEMKMRQVEERRKEKEEDLKRRLRIKSARPSVAAPVTADGELDPLELLHSEQLPVPTRTKLLQSMEPVNGDSEDQRLNDSPELENDSTFQQTEDPDEGF